One window from the genome of Salvia splendens isolate huo1 chromosome 9, SspV2, whole genome shotgun sequence encodes:
- the LOC121746867 gene encoding 50S ribosomal protein 5, chloroplastic-like produces MALLFTSPLSSVCLTSPSTSRISANACIRLTHNAIAMHQRSFVGGWIQAPFFLNNRGALMVKAASDVDGTESTASESPVPASGGKEKSTPVENLPLQSKVQEAEQQRIKMKLAKKIRLRRKRLVRKRHLRKKGRWPPSKMKKNKNV; encoded by the exons ATGGCTCTTCTCTTCACTTCTCCCCTCTCCTCCGTGTGTCTCACTTCACCCTCAACTTCCAGAATTTCTGCTAACGCTT GCATCAGGTTGACCCACAATGCCATTGCTATGCATCAAAGATCCTTTGTGGGAGGCTGGATTCAAGCACCCTTTTTTCTCAACAACAGGGGTGCATTGATGGTTAAGGCCGCCTCTGATGTCGATGGAACAGAATCCACTGCCTCAGAGTCTCCCGTCCCTGCTTCAGGCGGGAAAGAGAAAAGCACTCCCGTTGAGAACCTCCCTTTGCAGTCAAAGGTTCAGGAAGCGGAGCAGCAGAGGATCAAGATGAAGCTGGCCAAGAAAATCAGGCTGAGGAGGAAGCGCCTTGTGAGGAAGCGACACCTGAGGAAGAAGGGACGATGGCCGCCttcaaagatgaagaagaacaagaatgTTTGA